The Clostridiales bacterium FE2011 sequence AGCATCAGAAGGCCCGCAACGCCATGACCCCCGGTGGCATCATCCACAAGGAAATGCCCATCGACGCCAGCAACGTTATGCTGGTTTGCCCCAAGTGCGGCAAGCCCACCCGTGTCAACAACAAGGCCGAAAAGGTCACTGATGAAAACGGCAAGAGCCACCGCAAACTGATCCGCGTCTGCAAGAAGTGCGGCGCCGAAATCGACTGATAAGGAGGAAGAGCCAAATGGCAACCAGAATCAAGGAAAAATATCTGGCCGAGGCGATTCCTGCCCTGGAGGAAAAGTTCGGCTACAAGAACGCCATGCAGGTTCCGAAGCTCGCCAAGATCGTCATCAACATGGGTCTGGGCGATTGCAAGGATAATGCGAAGGCCATGGAAATGGCTGTTAACGAACTGACCGCTATCGCCGGTCAGAAGCCCCTGGTCACCAAGGCCAAGAAGTCCATCGCTAACTTCAAAGTCCGTGAGGGCATGAACGTTGGCGCCAAGGTCACCCTGCGCGGTGCCCGGATGGAAGAGTTCATGGATAAGCTGGTCAGCGTTGCCCTGCCCCGCGTCCGCGACTTCCGCGGCGTGAGCGCCAAGGCTTTCGACGGCCGCGGCAACTACAGCCTGGGCATCCGTGAACAGCTGCTGTTCCCCGAAATCGAATACGATAAGGTGGAGAAGATCCGCGGTATGGAAATCGTGTTCGTAACGACCGCGAAGACGGACGAAGAGTGCAAGGAGCTGCTGAGGCTTCTGGGCATGCCCTTCGAGGCGTAATGAGGAGGAGGACAGAATAATGGCAAAACTGAGCATGAAACTCAAGCAGCAGAGGCCGGCCAAATTCTCAACCCGCGCCTACACCCGTTGCCGCATCTGTGGCAGACCCCACAGCGTGCTGCGCAAGTATGGCGTATGCCGCATCTGCTTCCGGGAACTGGCCTATAAGGGACAGATTCCGGGTGTCCGCAAGGCCAGCTGGTAAGCGAAAGGAGGAGACAGGAAATGGTTATTAACGATCCCATCGCCGATATGCTCACCCGCATCCGCAACGGACAGGTGGCCCGGCACGACGCCGTGACCATGCCCGCCAGCAATACCAAGAAGGCGATCGCGAAGATCCTTCTGAACGAGGGATACGTCAAGGCGGTTGACTTTATTGATGACGGACTCCAGGGCGAGATCAAAATCACCCTGAAATATCTGAACGGCAAGCAGACCCCTGTTATCGCGGGTCTGAAGCGCATCTCCAAGCCCGGTCTGCGGGTTTATGCCCGCAGCGAAGAGCTGCCGAAGGTTCTCGGCGGCCTGGGCATCGCCATCATCAGCACCAGCAAGGGACTGATGACCGACAAGGAAGCACGGAAGGCTGCCATCGGCGGCGAAGTGCTGGCGTACATCTGGTAATCACCGTTCACGCATAAAGTCGTAACGGGTAGAAATTTGCCGAAAGGCAAAAAACATTCGTGTTACTGACCGCAGAGGAGGAATGACAAAATGTCTCGAATCGGAAAACTTCCGATCACAGTACCCGCGGGCGTGACGGTGATGGTGGACGAGAACAACCTGGTGACAGTGAAGGGCCCCAAGGGCACCCTGAGCCAGCAGGTTAATCCCGACATCACCATCAAACAGGAAGGCAATGTCCTGACCCTGGAACGCCCCACTGATTCCAAGCCCCACAAGGCCATGCATGGTCTGTACCGGGCGCTGGTAAACAATATGGTCGTCGGCGTGACCGAAGGTTTCGCCAAGACCCTGGAGATGGTTGGTACCGGTTACCGCGCTGCCGCGGAAGGCAAGACCCTGACCATCAACATCGGCTTCAGCCACCCCGTGGTTCTTGAAGCTCCCGAAGGAATCACCTTCGAAACTCCCAACCAGACCACCATCGTGGTTAAGGGAAGCAACAAACAGCAGGTTGGCAACCTCGCGGCGGACATCCGCGCCATTCGGAAGCCTGAACCCTATCTGGGCAAGGGCATTAAGTACCAGAATGAGCACATCCGTCGTAAGGAAGGCAAGACCGGTAAGTAAGAGAGGGAGTGACTGCAGATGTTTAAGAAACGTGACCGTAATGAAATTCGCGTGATCCGTCACGCACGGGTACGGAAAAAGATCAGCGGCACCCCCGAAGCCCCGCGTCTTTCCGTATATCGCTCCAACAAGCACATTCAGGCTCAGATCATTGACGACACCAAGGGCATCACCCTGGTGAGCGCCAGCACCATGGATCCCGCACTGAAGGGCCAGCTGGACGAAGTGGACAAGAAGGGTGCCGCCAAACTCGTGGGCAAGCTCATCGCGGAGCGCGCCGTCGAAGCCGGCATCAAGACCGTGGTCTTTGACCGCGGAGGGTACATGTACACCGGGCGCGTCGCCGCTGTGGCTGACGGCGCACGGGAAGCCGGACTTGAATTCTGATAAGGAGGACGACGCAAATGCAACGCACAGAACAGGTCAGCGAATTCAAAGAGCGCCTGGTAGCCGTCAACCGCGTCAGCAAGACTGTTAAGGGCGGCCGCAACATGCGGTTCAGCGCTCTGGTGGTCGTTGGCGACGAGAATGGCCGCGTCGGTGCCGGCATGGGTAAGGCTGCCGAAATTCCGGAAGCTATCCGCAAGGCCAATGAAGACGCTAAAAAGCACCTGGTGAACGTGCCGCTGGACGGCACCACGATTCCCCATGAAATGACCGGATATTATTCCACCGCGAAGTCCGTGCTGATCCCCGCTCCCGAAGGTACCGGTGTGATCGCGGGCGGCGCTGCCCGTGCCGTGCTGGAAATGGCCGGCATCAAGGATATCCGGACCAAGAGTTTCGGAACCAACAACCCGATCAACATGGTTAAAGCTACCATCGAAGCCCTGAAGCAGGTGCGCAGCGCCGAGCAGGTTGCCAAGATGCGCGGCAAGACCGTGGAAGAGATCCTGGGATAAGGAGGCAGAAGAGATGAAACTGAAGATTACCCTGGTGAAGTCTCCGATCGCCAGCCTGCCCAAGCATAAGGCGACCGTCGCCGCTCTGGGCCTGCGTAAAGTCGGCCAGACCGTGACCCAGCCTGATAACCCCGCTATCCGGGGCCAGATCTTCGCCGTGAAGCACATGGTGAAGGTTGAGGAAGTTGACGAATAAAGGAGGTTGAACCCCTATGAAACTGCATGAACTGCGTCCCGCCGAAGGGTCCACTTCCGCTCAGAAGCGGCTGGGCCGCGGCGCCGGATCCGGCCTGGGCAAGACCTCCGGTAAAGGTCACAAGGGTGCCAAAGCCCGCAGCGGCGGCGGCAAGCGGCCCGGATTTGAAGGCGGCCAGATGCCTCTGTACCGCCGTGTGCCTAAGCGTGGATTTACCAACGTATTCGGCACCGATTACGCTACCGTGAATGTTGAACGCCTGGAAGTCTTTGAAGACGGTGCTGTGGTGGATGCCGCCGCTCTGCTCGAGAAGAAGATCATCCGCAAGGAACTGGCCGGTGTGAAGATTCTCGGCGTAGGCGAACTGACGAAGAAGCTGACCGTGAAAGCGGCCAAGTTCTCCGCTACCGCCAAGGAAAAGATCGAAGCCGTCGGCGGAAAGGCCGAGGTGATTTAAAATGATCGAAAGCATTCGTAAGATGTGGAAGATTGGTGAGCTTCGCAAGAAGATCATCTACACGTTCCTGATGCTGCTGGTTTACCGTCTCGTCGGTGTTATCCCGGCACCTGGTGTGGATGCTGTGAAGGTTTTTAACTCCGCCGGCATGTCTAACACGAATCTGCTGGGACTGGTCAACATGATGACCGGTAATGCTTTCGAGAAAATGACGCTGATGGCCATGGGTATTACTCCCTACATCAACGCCAGCATTATTATGCAGCTGCTGACCATCGCTATTCCTGCTCTGGAACGCCTGAGCAAGGAAGAGGACGGCCGTCAGAAGATCAACCGGATTACCCGGTACGTAACCATCGGCCTGGCTGCCCTGCAGGCTATCGGACTTGTCCGCGGCCTGGGCTTCATCAAGGCTGGCTGGATCAACTACGTCCTGGTCGGTGTGAGCATGGCCGGCGGTACCGCCCTGGCTATGTGGATTGGTGAGCGGATTACCGAGAAGGGAATCGGCAACGGCATCAGCCTGCTGATCTTCGCCGGTATCATCTCCAACCTGTTCAACGGTATTGTCAGCGGATTCACCATGGCGAGCGGAAATGCCACCACTTCCGGCTGGCTGACCCTCATCATCGTCGTGGTCACCTGCATCCTGATGACCGTTGTTGTGACCTTTGTGGAACTGGGCGAGCGCAGGATTCCCCTGCAGATCGCCAAGCAGGTGAAGGGCCGCCGCGTATACGGCGGACAGAACACCCACATGAG is a genomic window containing:
- the rplR gene encoding 50S ribosomal protein L18, whose protein sequence is MFKKRDRNEIRVIRHARVRKKISGTPEAPRLSVYRSNKHIQAQIIDDTKGITLVSASTMDPALKGQLDEVDKKGAAKLVGKLIAERAVEAGIKTVVFDRGGYMYTGRVAAVADGAREAGLEF
- the rpsE gene encoding 30S ribosomal protein S5 — translated: MQRTEQVSEFKERLVAVNRVSKTVKGGRNMRFSALVVVGDENGRVGAGMGKAAEIPEAIRKANEDAKKHLVNVPLDGTTIPHEMTGYYSTAKSVLIPAPEGTGVIAGGAARAVLEMAGIKDIRTKSFGTNNPINMVKATIEALKQVRSAEQVAKMRGKTVEEILG
- the rplE gene encoding 50S ribosomal protein L5 — translated: MATRIKEKYLAEAIPALEEKFGYKNAMQVPKLAKIVINMGLGDCKDNAKAMEMAVNELTAIAGQKPLVTKAKKSIANFKVREGMNVGAKVTLRGARMEEFMDKLVSVALPRVRDFRGVSAKAFDGRGNYSLGIREQLLFPEIEYDKVEKIRGMEIVFVTTAKTDEECKELLRLLGMPFEA
- a CDS encoding type Z 30S ribosomal protein S14, yielding MAKLSMKLKQQRPAKFSTRAYTRCRICGRPHSVLRKYGVCRICFRELAYKGQIPGVRKASW
- a CDS encoding 50S ribosomal protein L24, translated to MHVKSKDTVIVISGKDKGKKGKISAAFPKLNRVTVEGVNVVTKHQKARNAMTPGGIIHKEMPIDASNVMLVCPKCGKPTRVNNKAEKVTDENGKSHRKLIRVCKKCGAEID
- the rpmD gene encoding 50S ribosomal protein L30 — translated: MKLKITLVKSPIASLPKHKATVAALGLRKVGQTVTQPDNPAIRGQIFAVKHMVKVEEVDE
- the rpsH gene encoding 30S ribosomal protein S8, translating into MVINDPIADMLTRIRNGQVARHDAVTMPASNTKKAIAKILLNEGYVKAVDFIDDGLQGEIKITLKYLNGKQTPVIAGLKRISKPGLRVYARSEELPKVLGGLGIAIISTSKGLMTDKEARKAAIGGEVLAYIW
- the secY gene encoding preprotein translocase subunit SecY; protein product: MIESIRKMWKIGELRKKIIYTFLMLLVYRLVGVIPAPGVDAVKVFNSAGMSNTNLLGLVNMMTGNAFEKMTLMAMGITPYINASIIMQLLTIAIPALERLSKEEDGRQKINRITRYVTIGLAALQAIGLVRGLGFIKAGWINYVLVGVSMAGGTALAMWIGERITEKGIGNGISLLIFAGIISNLFNGIVSGFTMASGNATTSGWLTLIIVVVTCILMTVVVTFVELGERRIPLQIAKQVKGRRVYGGQNTHMSLKVVSVGVLPLIFAYSFLAFPGTIAQLIDPNKQGWFTQWWEANMNQGKIGYMIVSGLLIIAFTFFYSSISFDPKQQAEQLQQQGAVIPGQRGKNIRQYLQNIVSRLNLFAAFFLAILAAVPTLLITLAGVSANSIPFAASSILIAVSVSLETVRTIQGEMSVRGIDMDMDGFM
- the rplO gene encoding 50S ribosomal protein L15, producing the protein MKLHELRPAEGSTSAQKRLGRGAGSGLGKTSGKGHKGAKARSGGGKRPGFEGGQMPLYRRVPKRGFTNVFGTDYATVNVERLEVFEDGAVVDAAALLEKKIIRKELAGVKILGVGELTKKLTVKAAKFSATAKEKIEAVGGKAEVI
- the rplF gene encoding 50S ribosomal protein L6 encodes the protein MSRIGKLPITVPAGVTVMVDENNLVTVKGPKGTLSQQVNPDITIKQEGNVLTLERPTDSKPHKAMHGLYRALVNNMVVGVTEGFAKTLEMVGTGYRAAAEGKTLTINIGFSHPVVLEAPEGITFETPNQTTIVVKGSNKQQVGNLAADIRAIRKPEPYLGKGIKYQNEHIRRKEGKTGK